ATCGCGGGCGATGGATCGACAATCAGTGATTCGCCCCCAACGAACGCCACCCCGATGCGCGGGGCACTCGTGTTGCAAGGTGTGGTTGTCGACGGCGAAGGTGAGCCGGTTGCCGACGCGGTGGTGACGTGGGCCGGCGCGGTTCCAATATCCGAAATTCGGACAGAAGCCGATGGTTGGTTTTCACTGGAGGGGCTGGGCGCGGGCGGTTATCTGCTTAGCGCGCAGGTGCAGCGCGACGACGGCGTGCGCCTGGTGGGCTATGTCCATTATCAACTCGGCACGTTGACTGAGCCCGCCGTGATCGTTGTGCGGCCCGGCGTCGCGGTCACGGTCGACGTTCGGCATCGCGGCGAGCCGGTGGTGGGTGCTGAGGTTGCGATCGAAGGCGTTATCGCAGCGCGTGGCGTAACCGATGCGGCGGGCAGCGCGATATTTAGCGGCATGCTGCCCGGTGCCGTGAAGGTAGGGGCGCGCGCCGACGGCCTGGCGCAGGCGGCGCGCTATGCGCATGTGCCTCGCACCGGCGCGCGGGTGCAAATCGACATGATCGCCGCGGCGTCGCTACGCGGCGTGGTCAGCGACGAAACCGGGGCCGCCGTGGTTGGCGCGCAAATCGCCGTGGCGCGGCCCGATCTCACATTCGGGACAGGTGGCGATGCCCCCGTGGCCGTAACCGACGCCAATGGCGAGTTCATCGCGCGGGTGGTGGCGGGAGACGCCGTGCGCTTGGTGGCGACGCATCCCGATTTTTTACGCGGCTATAGCGAGCCGTTGATAGCCAATGGCGAGGCGTCGCCTGCCTCGGCGTCGCCGCCGCCACTGCGAATTACGTTGGTGCGCGGCGCGGCGCTGCGTGGGCGCGTCGTTGATGCGACCGGCGCGGGCGTGGCAGCGCGTGTGACCTTATTCGAAGAACCGAGCAACGAGGTGATGCGTCGCGAGCGACACACGAACGCGGGGGCGGACGGCACATTTATATTTGCAACGGTACAGGCGGGCGCGGTGAGCCTGCAGGCGGCGACCGAGGGCGCGCGCAGCGAGCTGTGGAGCGCCGAGGCGGTGCCGAGCGCCGAGGTCGCGCTAGTCGTCGCGCATGCGCTTGCGATCGAGGG
The genomic region above belongs to Myxococcales bacterium and contains:
- a CDS encoding carboxypeptidase regulatory-like domain-containing protein, which translates into the protein MKRWGVSFILICVAALIAVMAWGQCRSNPVAQRGKPARPLPHAAIAKAIAGDGSTISDSPPTNATPMRGALVLQGVVVDGEGEPVADAVVTWAGAVPISEIRTEADGWFSLEGLGAGGYLLSAQVQRDDGVRLVGYVHYQLGTLTEPAVIVVRPGVAVTVDVRHRGEPVVGAEVAIEGVIAARGVTDAAGSAIFSGMLPGAVKVGARADGLAQAARYAHVPRTGARVQIDMIAAASLRGVVSDETGAAVVGAQIAVARPDLTFGTGGDAPVAVTDANGEFIARVVAGDAVRLVATHPDFLRGYSEPLIANGEASPASASPPPLRITLVRGAALRGRVVDATGAGVAARVTLFEEPSNEVMRRERHTNAGADGTFIFATVQAGAVSLQAATEGARSELWSAEAVPSAEVALVVAHALAIEGTVMSRAGLPVAGAHVTAYREASSDLDYGGELAAVTDADGRFRLYGASADDYRLVAFHAEADVDLHGAAGAVTAKGGARGVVLTYDDLAEVVGTVVGAAPNEEVVVQLGSRSVVAKDGVFVVRDVSPGRPALQVRIDNVQVAFLPYIDVTPPRVDVGEVALAPAQKVRGVVLDA